The proteins below are encoded in one region of Bremerella sp. P1:
- a CDS encoding ABC transporter substrate-binding protein translates to MMRSAEPRSLAWAILLLLTIAAPLSAQDGKPTDEKPIPVEMTKPLIEREPYDLMTVASSKDGKPLRINPINAAAYRAGSSDRNGQVTVELADMPGRKFQIAWRSVTLYQPFPQLLVEEARKNLAAKDFDLTFRYLQRLNAEYPKYPGVERLLEDLLVQNALERFQAGALDEALGMLEEAKRKFPQKSGIDKSIESVGLRLVQKEIDDQQWQSARKLIERFEKVYGDTFSDSISEWRADLARRSQQELNRAKQQIAKEDYRAALEAINLALAIDPAIPSGKEQLAELVRRYPQVRIATLAAGDAMPPHETLTWSGRRNKRLMYRDLTEIVGYGPEGGEYASPFGSVIRPVDRFELSIVLRDRLTPVTGFDLSRQFQDPASQKDEILAGLTPLIEKMTVREIRQLDLRLRLPHVRPEALLGFVPRKGDVSQFPIPPNGPYRELKVKEDGQSFVPDKNSSLAANRSPSEIQLLPFETTTDAMLALAAGEVHMVDRLDPATAARLSVETPEDLVVDHYRAPTLHVLVPNLNNPYLKNRDFRRGLLYGINRQEILHSRLLGGKELDGCRLVSAPIPSGVSPDDPVSYGYDLSIAPRNYEPQMSIALQKLAEIKLREEAEAKNEALLPVAKLVIGHPNSEVSRQTCLAIVQYFKRLGLDCELKTVSAEATDPAAVGVDLLYVEVQVAEPLVDVPRMFDRYIPNVHQTQYFQLALRQLGLSRNWQDVRERFWSLHRLAHDDLLIIPLFQLQDHFVYRRSLGGVGYQPMTLFQQVERWDLAPAWDVAQN, encoded by the coding sequence ATGATGCGTTCTGCCGAGCCAAGAAGTCTCGCTTGGGCAATCTTGCTATTGCTGACCATCGCTGCGCCTTTGAGTGCGCAAGATGGCAAGCCGACGGACGAAAAGCCTATTCCGGTCGAGATGACCAAGCCACTGATCGAACGCGAGCCGTACGACTTGATGACGGTTGCATCGTCCAAGGATGGTAAGCCTCTGCGCATCAATCCGATTAATGCTGCGGCCTATCGAGCCGGATCAAGTGATCGAAATGGTCAGGTCACAGTAGAACTCGCCGACATGCCGGGGCGTAAATTCCAGATTGCCTGGCGAAGTGTCACACTCTATCAGCCGTTTCCACAGCTATTGGTTGAAGAAGCCAGAAAGAATCTGGCAGCGAAGGACTTCGATCTCACGTTTCGGTACCTGCAGCGTTTGAATGCGGAGTACCCCAAATACCCTGGCGTCGAGCGACTGCTGGAAGATCTCCTCGTTCAGAATGCCCTAGAGCGATTTCAGGCCGGTGCACTCGACGAGGCATTAGGCATGCTGGAAGAAGCGAAACGTAAGTTTCCGCAGAAGTCAGGCATCGATAAATCAATTGAAAGTGTTGGCCTGCGATTGGTGCAGAAAGAGATCGATGATCAGCAATGGCAATCGGCCCGGAAGTTGATTGAGCGATTTGAGAAAGTGTACGGCGACACATTCTCCGACAGTATCAGCGAGTGGCGAGCCGACCTGGCCCGTCGATCGCAACAGGAACTCAATCGTGCCAAACAGCAAATCGCGAAGGAGGATTACCGCGCTGCATTGGAAGCAATCAATCTGGCGTTGGCGATCGATCCGGCGATACCCTCAGGCAAAGAGCAACTGGCCGAACTGGTGCGACGCTACCCACAGGTTCGCATCGCGACACTTGCTGCTGGAGACGCCATGCCACCGCATGAGACTCTAACCTGGAGTGGCCGGCGAAATAAACGGCTCATGTATCGCGATCTCACCGAGATTGTCGGTTACGGTCCTGAAGGGGGCGAATATGCCTCACCTTTTGGATCGGTCATTCGTCCAGTCGATCGTTTCGAGCTGTCGATTGTCTTGCGTGATCGACTGACACCTGTCACCGGTTTTGACTTGTCACGACAATTTCAGGATCCGGCCTCGCAGAAGGACGAAATCTTGGCCGGCCTGACTCCCTTGATCGAAAAGATGACGGTTCGTGAAATCCGGCAACTCGACCTTCGCTTGCGATTGCCACACGTCAGACCGGAAGCATTGCTTGGCTTTGTGCCGCGAAAAGGAGACGTCTCGCAGTTCCCGATTCCGCCCAATGGCCCCTATCGTGAGTTGAAGGTCAAGGAAGACGGGCAGAGCTTTGTCCCGGACAAGAACTCGAGCCTTGCTGCGAATCGATCCCCAAGTGAAATTCAGCTACTACCCTTCGAAACAACAACCGATGCGATGCTTGCCCTGGCGGCTGGCGAGGTGCATATGGTGGATCGACTCGATCCTGCGACGGCTGCTCGTCTGTCGGTAGAGACTCCGGAAGACTTGGTCGTTGATCATTATCGTGCCCCGACGTTGCATGTCTTGGTACCGAATTTGAACAACCCTTACCTCAAGAACCGCGACTTTCGCCGTGGCTTGTTGTACGGAATCAATCGCCAGGAAATTCTGCACTCGCGGCTGTTGGGCGGGAAGGAATTGGACGGGTGTCGCCTGGTGAGTGCGCCGATTCCCAGTGGAGTCAGTCCCGACGATCCCGTTTCGTATGGATATGATCTGTCGATCGCTCCGCGAAATTACGAACCACAGATGAGTATTGCCCTGCAGAAGTTGGCCGAAATTAAACTGCGGGAAGAGGCCGAGGCAAAGAATGAGGCCTTGCTTCCAGTGGCAAAGCTGGTGATTGGTCATCCCAATTCCGAAGTCTCGCGACAAACGTGCCTGGCAATCGTGCAGTATTTCAAGCGTTTGGGACTTGATTGTGAGTTGAAAACCGTAAGTGCCGAGGCGACTGATCCAGCGGCCGTTGGAGTCGATCTGCTTTACGTCGAGGTTCAAGTCGCGGAACCACTGGTTGATGTGCCACGGATGTTTGACCGATACATTCCCAATGTTCATCAGACGCAATACTTTCAACTTGCTCTGCGGCAGTTGGGACTATCGCGAAACTGGCAGGATGTTCGCGAACGGTTTTGGTCACTGCATCGGTTGGCTCACGACGATTTGCTGATCATTCCACTTTTTCAACTCCAAGATCATTTTGTCTACCGGCGCTCGCTCGGCGGTGTTGGGTATCAACCGATGACCTTGTTTCAACAGGTCGAACGTTGGGACCTCGCTCCGGCTTGGGATGTCGCTCAGAATTGA